A genomic window from Salvia hispanica cultivar TCC Black 2014 chromosome 5, UniMelb_Shisp_WGS_1.0, whole genome shotgun sequence includes:
- the LOC125189829 gene encoding receptor-like protein 7: protein MGLVGTIPPNIGNLSFLVSLDMSENSFHGPIPPPVFNFSSLEFLSLRNNSLSSSLPNDMCKNSLQKLKILRISYNNMYGDIPLSLGQCSDLEHINFYNNKFSGEIPRQIGNITLLQYLNFGLNDFTGPVPSTFINQSGLINLALQSNNLSGEIPSSICNLRSLRILYLSNNSLEGSLPNCLGNLSTSLAILHLNDNKFSGFIPSTFTKGCNLLFLTLKGNKVEGTLPQSLLNCEALQVVDIGGNEVRGSFPFWLETHPQLRVLVLRSNRFDGTMIDVSSTIERPFPKLQVLDISYNDFSGSLPDRYFKNFQGMVNAKDGNRSNDKVFIELTLTIKGLDLPVQRLLTTFTTIDLSSNRFTGNIPPSLGNLNSLRYLNLSHNSITGRIPSRLGNISILESLDLSSNRLEGGIPSELTRLTFLAKLNLSMNNLVGQIPNSNQFSTFGNESYVGNVGLCGLPLMKKCEMMDEQPQEEEEDDDDDGSSFVSGFGWQAVVLGYVCGFIIGVFMGYLIFRYERPTWLVELIFNRSN from the exons ATGGGGCTTGTTGGCACCATCCCACCTAACATCGGaaatctttcttttcttgtttcatTAGACATGAGTGAAAACTCATTCCATGGTCCCATCCCTCCCCCCGTCTTCAATTTCTCATCGTTGGAATTTTTGTCGTTACGAAACAACAGCTTATCGAGTAGTCTGCCAAATGATATGTGCAAGAACAGTcttcaaaaattaaagatacTTCGGATTTCTTACAATAacatgtatggagacatacCATTGAGTTTGGGGCAGTGTTCGGATTTGGAGCATATTAACTTTTACAACAACAAGTTTAGTGGAGAAATACCAAGACAAATTGGGAACATCACACTGCTTCAGTATTTAAACTTTGGTCTCAACGATTTCACTg GCCCAGTACCTTCCACTTTCATAAATCAATCAGGCCTTATTAATCTAGCACTACAATCCAACAACTTAAGTGGAGAGATTCCTTCATCCATTTGCAACTTGAGATCCCTAAGAATCCTATATCTATCAAACAACAGTTTGGAAGGATCACTTCCAAATTGTTTGGGAAACTTGAGCACTTCTTTGGCAATCCTCCATTTGAATGACAACAAATTCAGTGGCTTCATTCCTTCCACATTCACTAAAGGATGCAACCTTCTCTTTCTCACTCTAAAAGGTAACAAAGTGGAAGGAACATTGCCTCAATCTCTACTCAACTGTGAAGCACTGCAGGTTGTTGATATTGGTGGTAACGAAGTACGAGGCTCGTTTCCCTTTTGGCTGGAAACACACCCTCAACTTCGTGTCCTTGTCTTGCGGTCTAACAGATTCGATGGTACCATGATCGATGTTTCAAGTACGATAGAACGCCCGTTTCCTAAGCTGCAAGTTTTGGATATATCTTATAATGATTTTTCTGGATCTTTACCTGATAgatatttcaagaattttcAAGGGATGGTTAATGCTAAGGATGGTAATAGGTCAAATGACaaagtatttatagagttgACTCTTACTATAAAGGGTTTGGATTTGCCGGTGCAAAGATTGTTGACAACCTTTACTACTATTGACTTATCTTCGAATAGATTCACTGGGAATATTCCACCTTCTCTAGGAAATCTTAATTCTCTTAGATACTTGAATTTGTCTCACAATAGCATCACCGGGCGCATACCCTCACGTCTCGGAAATATAAGTATTCTTGAGTCGTTGGACTTGTCTTCGAATAGATTGGAGGGAGGGATCCCGAGTGAGTTAACTAGGTTGACATTTTTGGCAAAGTTGAACCTATCGATGAATAATTTGGTGGGGCAGATTCCAAATTCAAATCAGTTTTCTACATTTGGGAATGAGTCGTATGTGGGAAATGTAGGATTGTGTGGACTTCCACTGATGAAGAAATGTGAAATGATGGATGAACAAccacaagaagaagaagaagatgatgatgatgatggatCTAGTTTTGTGAGTGGATTTGGGTGGCAAGCAGTTGTTTTAGGTTATGTATGTGGGTTTATTATTGGAGTGTTTATGGGGTATCTTATTTTTCGGTATGAAAGGCCAACATGGTTGGTAGagcttatttttaatagaagCAATTGA